One genomic window of Vicia villosa cultivar HV-30 ecotype Madison, WI unplaced genomic scaffold, Vvil1.0 ctg.002780F_1_1, whole genome shotgun sequence includes the following:
- the LOC131639787 gene encoding ABC transporter I family member 11, chloroplastic-like: protein MATSFNPPIAFRFLKSPLSSFPLSPSSLPQSHCTFKFPTTRCRYSSLEVKDVSYQPPGTQLNLLNSVSFSLPEKSFGLIFGQSGSGKTTLLQLLAGISKPTSGSIYIQKYGDDGNPSQSPEPLVPERVGIVFQFPERYFVADTVLEEVTFGWPRQKGNDQLREKLALGLQRAINWVGLSGISLDKNPHSLSGGYKRRLALAIQLVQVPDLLILDEPLAGLDWKARADVVKLLKHLKKELTVLVVSHDLRDFASLVDQSWRMEMGGNLKQELLPL from the exons ATGGCGACCTCTTTCAATCCACCAATCGCCTTTCGCTTCCTCAAATCGCCACTTTCCTCTTTTCCTTTATCACCGTCCTCACTTCCCCAATCGCATTGCACCTTCAAATTCCCAACCACTCGCTGCCGTTACTCATCTCTTGAA GTTAAAGATGTTAGTTATCAACCTCCAGGGACTCAGCTTAACCTTCTCAATTCAGTTAGTTTTTCTCTTCCGGAGAAAAG TTTTGGTCTAATTTTTGGACAAAGTGGAAGCGGAAAAACAACACTGTTGCAG CTTCTTGCAGGAATAAGCAAACCAACATCTGGATCTATTTACATCCAAAAATATGGGGATGATGGAAATCCTAGTCAATCTCCGGAGCCCTTGGTGCCAGAAAGGGTTGGTATTGTCTTCCAGTTTCCAGAGAG GTATTTTGTTGCTGATACTGTACTTGAAGAAGTCACTTTTGGGTGGCCAAGGCAAAAGGGTAATGATCAATTAAGGGAGAAACTTGCTCTAGGGCTTCAGAGGGCAATTAACTGG GTTGGATTAAGTGGGATATCATTGGATAAGAATCCTCACTCCCTCAGCGGTGGTTACAAACGTCGCCTTGCCTTGGCAATACAGTTA gtgCAAGTCCCTGATTTATTAATACTGGATGAGCCTCTTGCTGGACTTG ATTGGAAAGCGCGTGCAGATGTTGTGAAGCTTTTAAAGCATCTAAAAAAAGAATTAACTGTGCTAGTTGTCAGCCATGACTTGAG AGATTTTGCGAGTCTAGTTGATCAATCATGGAGGATGGAAATGGGTGGCAATCTTAAACAGGAGTTACTaccattataa